The DNA window GGTGCCGGTGGTGCGCGACTGCGACCAGAAGTCGATCGCCGAGATCGAAAAGAGCATCGCCGATTTCGGCCGCCGCGCGCGCGACGGCCAGCTCAAGATCGACGAGATGCAGGGCGGTACCTTCACCATCACCAATGGCGGCATCTATGGGTCGCTGATGTCGACGCCGATCCTGAACGCGCCGCAGTCCGCCATTCTCGGCATGCACAAGATCCAGGATCGCCCCGTGGCGATCGGCGGCAAGGTCGAGATCCGTCCGATGATGTATCTGGCGCTGTCATACGATCACCGCGTGATCGACGGCAAGGAAGCGGTGACGTTCCTGGTGCGGGTCAAGGAGAGCCTCGAGGATCCGGCGCGGCTGGTGCTGGATCTGTGACGGGTTTCATCGTGCTGCAGGGGCGCAATGACGGCATCGCAAGCCGCCTTTGACAGCGGACAATGGCGCAGCCGTTGCCGGCTGCAATGTGGGTGGGGGCGAATTTGACCGACAGGGTTGTGATCATTACCGGCGGCAGCCGCGGCATCGGCCGGGCCACCGCGATTGCCGCGGCGGCGCGGGGTTTTCGGGTTTGCATCGGCTACGCCAGCAATGAGACGGCGGCGCGCACCGCGGTCTCCGCCATCGAGGCAAAGAACGGCAAGGCGATCGCGGTGAAATGCGATGTCGGTGACGAGGGCGATATCCTCGCGCTGTTCGAGGCGGCAGACAAGTTCGGTACACTCGGCGCGCTCGTCAACAACGCCGGCATCGTCGGGGAGACCGCGCGCGTGGACGAAATGTCCGCCGAGCGCGTCCAGCGCATGATGGCCGTCAACGTCACCGGCAGCATCCTGTGCGCGCGCGAAGCGGTGAAGCGGATGTCGACCCGTCATGGCGGCAAAGGCGGCGTCATCGTCAACCTGTCGTCGGTCGCCGCGAAACTCGGTTCGCCCAACACCTACGTCGATTACGCGGCATCCAAAGGCGCGATCGATTCCTTCACGGTCGGGCTGGGGCACGAAGTCGCCGGCGAGGGCATTCGGGTGGCGGCGATCCGGCCCGGGCTGATCGATACCGATATTCACGCCAGCGGCGGCGACCCCGACCGCGCCCACCGATTGAGTTCGTCGGTGCCGATGAAGCGCGTCGGCACCGCGGACGAAATCGCCAACGCGATCGTCTGGCTGATGTCGGACGAGGCCTCCTATGTGACCAGCGCCATCCTTGATGTGTCGGGCGGGCGCTAATACCTGTCACACTCCTCAGCTACAGGACTTCAATCATGGCCACTTACGATCTCGTTGTTATCGGCACCGGTCCTGGGGGATATGTCTGCGCGATCCGGGCCGCGCAGCTCGGCATGAAGGTCGCCGTGGTCGAGAAGGAAGCGACGCTCGGCGGTACCTGTCTCAATGTCGGATGCATGCCGTCGAAGGCGCTGTTGCATGCCTCTGAAATGTTCGAGGAGGCCGGGCACTCCTTTGCGAAAATGGGCGTCAGCGTCTCCGCGCCGAAACTCGATCTGCCGTCGATGATGACTTTCAAGCAGCAGGGCATCGACGGCAACGTCAGGGGCGTCGAGTTCCTGATGAAGAAAAACAAGATCGACGTCATCAGCGGCAAGGGAAAGATCCTCGGCACCGGTAAGGTCGAGGTCTCAGGCAGCGACGGCAAGACGCAGCTGGTGGAGACCAAGAACATCGTGATCGCCACCGGCTCCGATATCGCCAGATTGAAGGGCATCGAGATCGACGAGAAGCGCATCGTGTCGTCGACCGGCGCGCTGTCGCTCGACCAGGTGCCGGAAAAACTGCTGATCGTCGGCGCCGGCGTGATCGGGCTCGAGCTCGGCTCGGTGTGGCAACGCCTCGGCGCGCAGGTTACCGTGGTGGAGTTTCTCGATCGTATTTTGCCGGGCATGGATGGCGAAGTCGCAAAACAATTCCAGCGCATCCTCGAAAAGCAGGGCTTTGCGTTCAAGCTCGGCACCAAGGTCACCAGCGTCGACACCTCGGGCAAGACGTTGTCCGCGCAGATCGAGCCGGCCGCGGGCGGCAAGGCGGAAGCTCTGGAAGCAGACGTGGTGTTGGTTTGTATCGG is part of the Bradyrhizobium erythrophlei genome and encodes:
- a CDS encoding SDR family oxidoreductase, which translates into the protein MTDRVVIITGGSRGIGRATAIAAAARGFRVCIGYASNETAARTAVSAIEAKNGKAIAVKCDVGDEGDILALFEAADKFGTLGALVNNAGIVGETARVDEMSAERVQRMMAVNVTGSILCAREAVKRMSTRHGGKGGVIVNLSSVAAKLGSPNTYVDYAASKGAIDSFTVGLGHEVAGEGIRVAAIRPGLIDTDIHASGGDPDRAHRLSSSVPMKRVGTADEIANAIVWLMSDEASYVTSAILDVSGGR
- the lpdA gene encoding dihydrolipoyl dehydrogenase — encoded protein: MATYDLVVIGTGPGGYVCAIRAAQLGMKVAVVEKEATLGGTCLNVGCMPSKALLHASEMFEEAGHSFAKMGVSVSAPKLDLPSMMTFKQQGIDGNVRGVEFLMKKNKIDVISGKGKILGTGKVEVSGSDGKTQLVETKNIVIATGSDIARLKGIEIDEKRIVSSTGALSLDQVPEKLLIVGAGVIGLELGSVWQRLGAQVTVVEFLDRILPGMDGEVAKQFQRILEKQGFAFKLGTKVTSVDTSGKTLSAQIEPAAGGKAEALEADVVLVCIGRVPYTEGLGLKEAGVALDNHGRVQIDAHFATSLKGVYAIGDVVAGPMLAHKAEDEGVAVSEILAGQAGHVNYDVIPGVVYTTPEVSSVGKTEEELKQAGVAFTVGKFPFTANGRSKVNQTTEGFVKVLADAKTDRVLGVHIVGREAGEMIHEAAVLMEFGGSAEDLARTCHAHPTRSEAIKEAALAVGKRAIHM